From a single Myotis daubentonii chromosome 5, mMyoDau2.1, whole genome shotgun sequence genomic region:
- the F12 gene encoding coagulation factor XII isoform X1: MRALLLLGSLVVILEPALMTPRWKDLKVPKPVEDGHTVVLTVTGEPCYFPFQYRRQLYHQCTRRGRIGLRPWCATTPNFDQDQRWGYCLKPQKVQDHCSTHNPCQRGGTCVNMPDGPRCICPEHFTGKHCQREKCFEPQLLQFFHENETWHRLEPAGVAECQCQGPQAHCKPLASRVCSNNPCLHGGRCLEAEGRRLCSCPEGYAGRFCDVDKEANCYEGLGFGYRGAAGTTISGARCQSWSSEITYQNLTTEQALNRGLGHHAFCRNPDNDTQPWCFVWSGNRLSWEYCDLARCQTPTLAAPQTQSPSRGPLMRLEPPLPSRSAWPEPQVTTQTPGNWEGAGRPNRERTGRATLQPLVGFPVLNLGSSTALGALPELPPVLWEEMPELPLKGGAGPATCGQRLRKGLFFRKRVVGGLVALPGAHPYIAALYWGHSFCAGSLIAPCWVLTAAHCLQNRPAPEELIVVLGQERHNQSCAQCQVLAVRAYHLHEDFSPVTYQHDLALLRLQESQDGRCARPSPAVGPVCLPSGAARPAQPEAALCEVAGWGHQFEGAEEYASFLQEAQVPLIPQEHCSDPDMHGNAFYPGMLCAGFPEGGTDACQGDSGGPLVCEEDEGRRLTLRGIISWGSGCGDRNKPGVYTDVANYLTWIREHMAS; this comes from the exons TTCTCACTGTCACTGGGGAGCCCTGCTACTTCCCTTTCCAGTACCGCCGGCAGCTGTATCACCAGTGCACCCGCAGGGGCCGAATTGGCCTCCGGCCCTG GTGTGCCACTACCCCCAACTTTGACCAGGACCAACGATGGGGATACTGCCTGAAGCCCCAGAAAGTGCAAG ACCACTGCAGCACACACAACCCCTGCCAGCGGGGCGGCACCTGTGTAAACATGCCAGACGGCCCTCGCTGCATCTGTCCAGAACACTTCACGGGGAAGCACTGCCAGAGAG AGAAGTGCTTCGAGCCCCAGCTTCTCCAGTTCTTCCACGAGAATGAAACATGGCATAGGCTTGAGCCGGCAGGCGTGGCCGAGTGCCAGTGCCAAGGCCCCCAAGCCCACTGCAAGCCCCTGGCCAGCCGGG tctgCAGCAACAACCCATGCCTCCACGGCGGCCGCTGCCTCGAGGCGGAGGGTCGCCGTCTGTGCAGTTGTCCCGAGGGCTACGCGGGACGCTTCTGCGACGTGG acaAAGAGGCCAACTGCTACGAGGGCCTTGGGTTCGGCTACCGAGGCGCTGCTGGGACCACGATCTCGGGCGCGCGGTGTCAGTCTTGGTCGTCGGAGATCACTTACCAGAACCTCACTACAGAGCAAGCACTGAATAGGGGACTGGGCCACCATGCCTTCTGCCG GAACCCAGACAATGACACCCAGCCGTGGTGTTTCGTGTGGAGCGGCAACCGGCTGAGCTGGGAATATTGCGACCTAGCACGATGCCAAACCCCAACCCTAGCAGCGCCCCAGACCCAGTCTCCATCACGGGGACCCCTTATGCGTCTGGAGCCCCCCCTACCCTCGCGTTCAGCATGGCCAGAGCCTCAGGTCACGACCCAGACCCCAGGTAactgggaaggggcaggaagacCAAACAGAGAGCGCACGGGGCGAGCTACGTTACAGCCACTCGTGGGTTTCCCTGTCCTCAACCTGGGCTCCTCCACAGCCTTGGGCGCGTTGCCGGAGCTGCCCCCCGTGCTCTGGGAGGAGATGCCGGAGCTGCCCCTCAAGGGCGGAGCCGGCCCGGCCACCTGCGGACAGAGGCTCCGGAAAGGGCTGTTCTTCCGGAAACGCGTCGTCGGGGGACTAGTGGCGCTGCCCGGCGCGCACCCCTACATCGCCGCGCTGTACTGGGGCCACAGTTTCTGCGCCGGCAGCCTCATCGCCCCTTGCTGGGTGCTGACCGCAGCTCACTGCCTGCAGAACCG GCCGGCGCCGGAGGAGCTGATTGTGGTGCTGGGCCAGGAGCGCCACAACCAGAGCTGTGCGCAGTGCCAGGTCCTGGCCGTGCGCGCCTACCACCTGCACGAGGACTTCTCACCCGTCACCTACCAGCACGACCTGG cGTTGCTGCGCCTGCAGGAGAGCCAGGACGGCCGCTGCGCGCGCCCGTCGCCTGCCGTGGGGCCCGTTTGCCTGCCGAGCGGCGCCGCTCGCCCCGCCCAGCCCGAGGCCGCGCTCTGCGAGGTAGCCGGCTGGGGCCACCAATTCGAGG GGGCGGAGGAATATGCCAGCTTTCTGCAGGAGGCGCAGGTGCCGCTGATCCCTCAAGAGCACTGCTCGGATCCTGATATGCACGGCAACGCCTTCTACCCCGGCATGCTCTGCGCTGGTTTTCCCGAGGGGGGCACCGACGCGTGCCAG GGTGACTCCGGGGGTCCGTTGGTGTGTGAGGAGGACGAAGGGCGTCGGCTCACCCTGCGAGGCATCATCAGCTGGGGCTCGGGCTGTGGCGACCGTAACAAGCCGGGTGTGTACACCGATGTGGCCAACTACCTGACTTGGATCCGTGAGCACATGGCTTCCTGA
- the SLC34A1 gene encoding sodium-dependent phosphate transport protein 2A — protein sequence MMSYGERLGGPAVSPIPVRRGHVMHGAAFAYVPSPQVLHRIPGTSAYAFPSLGPVALAEHSCPFGEVLELHDPLPAKLALEEEQKPEPGLAQKLRQAGVTLLKVPLMLTFLYLFVCSLDVLSSAFQLAGGKVAGDIFKDNAILSNPVAGLVVGILVTVLVQSSSTSTSIIVSMVSSGLLEVSSAIPIIMGSNIGTSVTNTIVALMQAGDRTDFRRAFAGATVHDCFNWLSVLVLLPLEVASGYLYHVTRLVVASFNIRGGQDAPELLKIITEPFTKLIIQLDKSVITSIAMGDESLRNHSLIRIWCDPDPMKAPTPMPRAEANHSQTLGNATMEKCNHIFVNTGLPDLAVGLILLAGSLVLLCTCLILLVKTLNSLLKGQVAKVIQSIINTDFPTPFTWVTGYFAMVVGAAMTFVVQSSSVFTSAITPLIGLGVISIERAYPLTLGSNIGTTTTAILAALASPREKLSSAFQIALCHFFFNISGILLWYPVPCTRLPIRMAKALGRCTAKYRWFAVLYLLLCFVLMPSLVFGISMAGGWAMVGVGAPFAALLAFVVLVSVLQSRSPRHLPKWLQTWDFLPRWMHSLQPLDRLITRATLCCARPEPRSPPLPPRVFLEELPPATPSPRLALPAHHNATRL from the exons ATGATGTCCTACGGAGAGAGGCTGGGGGGCCCTGCTGTCTCCCCAATCCCAGTCCGCAGGGGGCACGTGATGCATGGGGCGGCCTTTGCCTATGTGCCCAGCCCTCAGG TCCTGCACAGGATCCCAGGGACCTCCGCCTATGCCTTCCCCAGTCTGGGCCCCGTGGCCCTCGCCGAGCACAGCTGCCCCTTTGGGGAGGTTCTGGAGCTCCATGACCCGCTGCCTGCCAAGCTggccctggaggaggagcagAAGCCAG AGCCCGGACTGGCCCAGAAGCTGCGCCAGGCTGGCGTGACACTCCTCAAGGTGCCACTGATGCTCACGTTCCTCTACCTCTTTGTCTGCTCCCTGGACGTGCTCAGCTCAGCCTTCCAGCTGGCTGGAG GGAAGGTGGCTGGTGACATCTTCAAGGACAATGCCATCCTGTCCAATCCGGTGGCGGGGCTGGTGGTGGGCATCCTGGTGACCGTGCTGGTGCAGAGCTccagcacctccacctccatcatcGTCAGCATGGTCTCCTCTGGCT TGCTGGAGGTGAGCTCTGCCATCCCCATCATCATGGGCTCCAACATTGGCACCTCTGTCACCAACACCATTGTGGCCCTGATGCAGGCGGGGGACAGGACCGACTTCCGCAG ggccttcGCAGGGGCCACTGTGCACGACTGCTTTAACTGGCTGTCAGTGCTGGTCCTGCTGCCCTTGGAGGTGGCCTCTGGGTACCTGTACCATGTCACTCGGCTGGTGGTGGCCTCCTTCAACATCCGCGGCGGCCAAGACGCCCCTGAGCTGCTTAAGATCATCACGGAGCCCTTCACGAAGCTCATCAtccag ctggacaagTCTGTGATTACCAGCATTGCCATGGGCGACGAGTCCCTGAGGAACCACAGTCTCATCAGGATCTGGTGCGACCCAGACCCCATGAAG GCTCCCACCCCCATGCCCAGGGCAGAGGCCAACCACAGCCAGACCCTCGGAAATGCCACCATGGAGAAAT GCAACCACATCTTCGTGAACACAGGGCTGCCCGACCTGGCCGTAGGGCTCAtcctgctggctggctccttggTGCTGCTGTGTACTTGCCTCATCCTCCTTGTCAAGACGCTCAACTCTCTGCTCAAGGGCCAGGTGGCCAAGGTCATTCAGAGCATTATCAACACTG acttccccacccccttcacctGGGTCACCGGCTACTTTGCCATGGTGGTGGGCGCCGCCATGACATTCGTGGTCCAGAGCAGTTCTGTATTCACCTCGGCCATCACCCCACTCATCG GCCTGGGTGTGATCAGCATTGAGCGCGCCTACCCCCTCACGCTGGGCTCCAACATCGGCACCACCACCACAGCCAtcctggctgccctggccagcccccgGGAGAAGCTGTCCAGTGCCTTCCAG ATCGCCCTCTGCCACTTCTTCTTCAACATCTCAGGCATCCTGCTGTGGTACCCGGTGCCCTGCACCCGCCTGCCCATCCGCATGGCCAAGGCCCTAGGCAGATGCACCGCCAAGTACCGCTGGTTTGCCGTCCTCTACCTCCTGCTGTGCTTTGTCTTGATGCCCTCGCTGGTATTTGGCATCTCCATGGCAGGCGGGTGGGCCATGGTGGGTGTGGGTGCACCCTTCGCGGCCCTGCTGGCCTTCGTGGTGCTCGTTAGTGTCCTGCAGAGTCGCAGCCCCAGGCACCTGCCCAAGTGGCTGCAGACATGGGACTTCCTGCCCCGGTGGATGCACTCCCTACAGCCCCTGGACCGCCTCATCACCCGCGCCACCCTGTGCTGTGCCAGGCCCGAGCCCCgctcacccccactgccccccagggTCTTTCTGGAGGAGCTTCCCCCTGCCACACCCTCTCCCCGCCTTGCCCTGCCTGCTCACCACAATGCCACCCGCCTCTAG
- the F12 gene encoding coagulation factor XII isoform X2, with protein sequence MRALLLLGSLVVILEPALMTPRWKDLKVPKPVEDGHTVVLTVTGEPCYFPFQYRRQLYHQCTRRGRIGLRPWCATTPNFDQDQRWGYCLKPQKVQDHCSTHNPCQRGGTCVNMPDGPRCICPEHFTGKHCQREKCFEPQLLQFFHENETWHRLEPAGVAECQCQGPQAHCKPLASRVCSNNPCLHGGRCLEAEGRRLCSCPEGYAGRFCDVDKEANCYEGLGFGYRGAAGTTISGARCQSWSSEITYQNLTTEQALNRGLGHHAFCRNPDNDTQPWCFVWSGNRLSWEYCDLARCQTPTLAAPQTQSPSRGPLMRLEPPLPSRSAWPEPQVTTQTPALGALPELPPVLWEEMPELPLKGGAGPATCGQRLRKGLFFRKRVVGGLVALPGAHPYIAALYWGHSFCAGSLIAPCWVLTAAHCLQNRPAPEELIVVLGQERHNQSCAQCQVLAVRAYHLHEDFSPVTYQHDLALLRLQESQDGRCARPSPAVGPVCLPSGAARPAQPEAALCEVAGWGHQFEGAEEYASFLQEAQVPLIPQEHCSDPDMHGNAFYPGMLCAGFPEGGTDACQGDSGGPLVCEEDEGRRLTLRGIISWGSGCGDRNKPGVYTDVANYLTWIREHMAS encoded by the exons TTCTCACTGTCACTGGGGAGCCCTGCTACTTCCCTTTCCAGTACCGCCGGCAGCTGTATCACCAGTGCACCCGCAGGGGCCGAATTGGCCTCCGGCCCTG GTGTGCCACTACCCCCAACTTTGACCAGGACCAACGATGGGGATACTGCCTGAAGCCCCAGAAAGTGCAAG ACCACTGCAGCACACACAACCCCTGCCAGCGGGGCGGCACCTGTGTAAACATGCCAGACGGCCCTCGCTGCATCTGTCCAGAACACTTCACGGGGAAGCACTGCCAGAGAG AGAAGTGCTTCGAGCCCCAGCTTCTCCAGTTCTTCCACGAGAATGAAACATGGCATAGGCTTGAGCCGGCAGGCGTGGCCGAGTGCCAGTGCCAAGGCCCCCAAGCCCACTGCAAGCCCCTGGCCAGCCGGG tctgCAGCAACAACCCATGCCTCCACGGCGGCCGCTGCCTCGAGGCGGAGGGTCGCCGTCTGTGCAGTTGTCCCGAGGGCTACGCGGGACGCTTCTGCGACGTGG acaAAGAGGCCAACTGCTACGAGGGCCTTGGGTTCGGCTACCGAGGCGCTGCTGGGACCACGATCTCGGGCGCGCGGTGTCAGTCTTGGTCGTCGGAGATCACTTACCAGAACCTCACTACAGAGCAAGCACTGAATAGGGGACTGGGCCACCATGCCTTCTGCCG GAACCCAGACAATGACACCCAGCCGTGGTGTTTCGTGTGGAGCGGCAACCGGCTGAGCTGGGAATATTGCGACCTAGCACGATGCCAAACCCCAACCCTAGCAGCGCCCCAGACCCAGTCTCCATCACGGGGACCCCTTATGCGTCTGGAGCCCCCCCTACCCTCGCGTTCAGCATGGCCAGAGCCTCAGGTCACGACCCAGACCCCAG CCTTGGGCGCGTTGCCGGAGCTGCCCCCCGTGCTCTGGGAGGAGATGCCGGAGCTGCCCCTCAAGGGCGGAGCCGGCCCGGCCACCTGCGGACAGAGGCTCCGGAAAGGGCTGTTCTTCCGGAAACGCGTCGTCGGGGGACTAGTGGCGCTGCCCGGCGCGCACCCCTACATCGCCGCGCTGTACTGGGGCCACAGTTTCTGCGCCGGCAGCCTCATCGCCCCTTGCTGGGTGCTGACCGCAGCTCACTGCCTGCAGAACCG GCCGGCGCCGGAGGAGCTGATTGTGGTGCTGGGCCAGGAGCGCCACAACCAGAGCTGTGCGCAGTGCCAGGTCCTGGCCGTGCGCGCCTACCACCTGCACGAGGACTTCTCACCCGTCACCTACCAGCACGACCTGG cGTTGCTGCGCCTGCAGGAGAGCCAGGACGGCCGCTGCGCGCGCCCGTCGCCTGCCGTGGGGCCCGTTTGCCTGCCGAGCGGCGCCGCTCGCCCCGCCCAGCCCGAGGCCGCGCTCTGCGAGGTAGCCGGCTGGGGCCACCAATTCGAGG GGGCGGAGGAATATGCCAGCTTTCTGCAGGAGGCGCAGGTGCCGCTGATCCCTCAAGAGCACTGCTCGGATCCTGATATGCACGGCAACGCCTTCTACCCCGGCATGCTCTGCGCTGGTTTTCCCGAGGGGGGCACCGACGCGTGCCAG GGTGACTCCGGGGGTCCGTTGGTGTGTGAGGAGGACGAAGGGCGTCGGCTCACCCTGCGAGGCATCATCAGCTGGGGCTCGGGCTGTGGCGACCGTAACAAGCCGGGTGTGTACACCGATGTGGCCAACTACCTGACTTGGATCCGTGAGCACATGGCTTCCTGA
- the PFN3 gene encoding profilin-3, with protein MGEWKAYISAVLQDQRIDDVAIVGHSDNRCVWASRPGGLLAAISPQEVGVLTGQDRCTFLQAGLSVAGRRCCVIRDHLLAEGDGVLDARTKGLDGRAVCVGHTPRALLVLMGRRGVHGGILNKKVHELIHWLRTQGT; from the coding sequence ATGGGCGAGTGGAAAGCCTACATCAGTGCGGTGCTGCAGGACCAGCGCATCGACGACGTAGCCATCGTGGGCCACTCGGACAATCGCTGTGTGTGGGCATCGCGGCCCGGGggactgctggccgccatctcgCCGCAGGAGGTGGGTGTGCTCACGGGGCAGGACCGGTGCACCTTCCTGCAGGCCGGCCTGAGCGTGGCGGGCCGCCGCTGCTGCGTCATCAGAGACCACCTGCTGGCGGAGGGCGACGGCGTGCTGGACGCGCGCACCAAGGGGCTGGATGGGCGCGCGGTCTGCGTGGGCCACACGCCGCGCGCTCTTCTCGTGCTCATGGGCCGGCGGGGCGTGCACGGGGGCATCCTCAACAAGAAGGTGCACGAGCTGATCCACTGGCTGCGCACTCAGGGCACCTAG